In Candidatus Poribacteria bacterium, a genomic segment contains:
- a CDS encoding Rne/Rng family ribonuclease, translated as MAREIIVSEDEYEVRIALLEEGRCVELFYERRDTDHILGNIYKGRVNSVLPGMQAAFVDIGTDKNAFLHVSDLQTHVNEFGEVERASEGGGRGSRNRTPIEQILKKGQEILVQIDKEPIGSKGPRVTAYVTIPGRYLVYLPTSANVGISRRIEDEKERARLKELLSKHMPPSGGVIVRTASGSRGEDEFVPEVKFLVKTWEDVLAKSERVRAPALVYEDLGLAFRMIRDVFTDDVDRFVIDSKTLHEQVAQYIEGSLPTLRDKVVFHEGPDTAFEDFGIEQEIKKAIARRIWLKSGGHIVIDQTEALVAIDVNTGKFVGTEDHEETIYKNNLEAAVEIARQIRLRDLGGIIVLDFIDMENPTNRRHVLRTLEQEIRKDRARTNILQFTELGIIEMTRQRTKESLHSMFCTACPYCGGTGSVLSEETLIIQLLRALKRVARRVPRKAYRLVVSDMIAKRLHHEDRDKLRVVTRDLKVRVDIDTDADMHMEDFRIFELPRNRELFVS; from the coding sequence ATGGCAAGAGAGATCATCGTTTCGGAGGACGAATACGAAGTCCGTATCGCCCTCCTAGAGGAAGGGCGGTGCGTCGAACTCTTCTACGAGCGACGCGACACGGACCACATCCTGGGGAACATCTATAAAGGTCGAGTGAACAGCGTCCTGCCAGGGATGCAAGCAGCGTTTGTGGACATCGGCACGGACAAGAACGCCTTCCTGCACGTCTCCGATCTGCAGACCCACGTTAACGAGTTCGGCGAGGTAGAACGCGCCTCCGAAGGCGGAGGGCGCGGGTCTCGGAACCGCACGCCCATCGAGCAGATCCTCAAGAAGGGTCAGGAGATCCTGGTCCAGATCGACAAGGAGCCGATCGGCTCCAAGGGCCCCAGGGTCACGGCGTACGTGACGATCCCCGGCAGGTATCTGGTCTACCTGCCCACATCGGCGAATGTCGGTATTTCGCGCCGCATCGAGGATGAGAAGGAACGCGCGCGGCTCAAGGAACTGCTCTCGAAGCACATGCCTCCCAGCGGCGGCGTTATCGTTCGGACCGCCTCCGGTTCTCGCGGGGAGGACGAGTTCGTACCCGAGGTCAAGTTCCTCGTCAAGACATGGGAGGACGTGCTCGCCAAGAGCGAGCGCGTGCGCGCACCGGCGCTCGTCTACGAGGACCTGGGTCTGGCGTTCCGCATGATCCGCGACGTCTTCACCGACGACGTGGACCGGTTCGTGATCGACTCCAAGACCCTCCATGAGCAGGTCGCCCAGTATATCGAAGGTTCGCTGCCGACGCTTCGCGACAAGGTCGTGTTCCACGAGGGACCGGATACGGCGTTCGAGGACTTCGGCATCGAGCAGGAGATCAAGAAAGCGATTGCACGGCGCATCTGGCTCAAGTCGGGCGGGCATATCGTCATCGACCAGACCGAGGCGCTCGTGGCGATCGACGTCAACACTGGCAAGTTCGTCGGCACTGAAGACCACGAAGAGACAATCTACAAGAACAACCTCGAAGCCGCAGTCGAGATCGCCCGCCAGATTCGGCTCCGCGACCTCGGAGGCATCATCGTCCTCGACTTCATCGACATGGAGAATCCGACAAATCGCCGGCATGTCCTTCGCACGCTGGAGCAAGAGATCCGCAAGGACCGGGCGCGGACGAACATCCTTCAGTTCACCGAGCTCGGCATCATTGAGATGACTCGGCAGCGGACGAAGGAGAGCCTCCATTCGATGTTCTGCACCGCCTGCCCGTACTGCGGCGGGACCGGGTCCGTCCTCTCCGAGGAGACGCTGATCATCCAGTTGCTGCGAGCGCTGAAACGGGTGGCTCGGCGTGTACCCCGAAAGGCGTACCGGCTCGTCGTCAGCGACATGATCGCCAAGCGACTCCATCACGAAGACCGAGATAAGTTGCGCGTGGTGACGCGCGACCTCAAGGTGCGCGTCGACATCGACACGGATGCCGACATGCACATGGAGGATTTCCGGATCTTCGAGTTGCCTCGGAACCGGGAGCTCTTCGTCAGCTAG